The stretch of DNA taatgaagctgaacaaaaccccAGACCGAGTCTTTTAAATGTAATCCAGCAGGATCTAGAGGCCATTTTTCCCAGGAGAAAGTTTAGGCCTTACTGGAGACCTGACAGGACAACATGAACCTCGTGTTCTGTCATGTAATACTGACTCAGCTGGAGTGGGAATGTGTGGGAATTTTTGACTGAGCTTCTGTTCTTCCACAGGTTTCGCAGGCGGAGCCGGAAACTATCTGGGAACCAGCCTGGGCCCTGGTGGCTACGGAGCAGGTACGGAAGATAAGCTCTTCCTCACAGATGCAGAGTCAGGCCTGCTGCTTTTAAACATGTGCTCGTGCAGGTTTGGGACAGGGAGCGTATCCTGGTGGAGCCGTCGGCAAACTCGGCGCTGCCCTCGGACAGAGCGCTTACCCCCAGGGCGGGTATCCCCAGGGCAATTACCCCCAAGGTGGGTACCCACAGGGTGGTAATCCCCAGGGTGCTGCAGGGATGACAAACGGTGGGTCTATGGATTCAGTCATTTTTGCTCATGTCTGAGGTCTTCAGTGATCCCTGCGTAGTCCTGCTGATGATCTATTAGCTGGCTTGATGTCACAGGGTTTGGAGAAGGGGCAACCGGATACCTGGGGGCCATGGGAGGTTATGGCTTTGGTACGTGCACTGCCTCCACATCAATACACCACCGATGTCAACCACAATTCTTTACCGGTGATATTCAAACACCTGACCTCATCTTTCCACAGGCTACGGGAACGGCCACGGCGACGGCAACGGCAACGGAGCTGGTGGGTGTCGTTTAAAgtagagaaagaagagaaaagggagCAATCTCAATAAGCCTCCCACGCCTAAGTGTAATGCTAATGATTAGACCTATGTTTCAGGGCTCATTTACCCTGCAGAATTAGCTGATGGTGCTGAGAACAAAGCAGCAAAGCGTAAAGGTAACAGTTCCGGGGCATTTTAACAGGCactaacccaggcatgggcaaactaaggcccgggggccacacgcggcccgttaaacgttttaatccggcccgccaaacttgaaaaattaaatgaataaaccttgttaatgttatattttcactgcaattctggtgttttcccactagaaaaaagacagtcaggaggagagtgatggtgatatcctgaaggataacagaactttcagtactttaaaatagaaatggttattaattttttttaaaaaggcacattttattcatttgattttaagtgttttaagactcattccaaagtcagatattttgttgtaatgcttctcttcattttcatttgaaattaaagcacatgttttctccatatcccaagatgtgtattttttctccaatgaggtgaggttaccaaagcactccatccatccatctgctcctggtccggcccctttgtcaaatgttagaacccattgtggcccacgaatcaaaatgtttgcccacccctgcactaACCTGTAGATGCTGTAAAAGCTTattaaaaaacagacacaggtcCTCAGCAGTGGGAGCTTTTATCCACTGGGCGGCGCTATTTCTGCTTATTTCAGCTGGACTCTTTGATCAGGGGCTCGATGCTTTTGATCAAAAGGATTTAAATGTGCATTAGTTTCAGGATAGTAACATCAAAGCTAACCTATACTTCGCCCCCAGCTCTcagtgctggagcctatcctgGGCAGGTCCAGGGCCCGTATGGTGAGACACATCCTCAATATTGTGTTAAACTTATCATTTCATGATAAAGCGCGCTTCTGACACTAGTTTTTACCTCCTTTATTTCAGGGGGTCttggaggagggatggaaacACTTGGTGGTAAATATGGTGAGTGGTGACATGTTCTcacctccccacacacacagctagtcacaattctgctgctgctgaggctgttTGTGTTGGAGAAGAGATGAGTAAGGTCAccttttgatttttgtttccCTTCTGACAGGAACCCCCCAGATTTCCAGTAATCCGGCGATCCCTTCAGCACTGGAAGGTCAGGATGAAGCACGGCTGACAAAGCTGAAACACATTTGAACCGTCCTGCGGCGTCCGGCCGTATGCATTGTCACAGCATCGCAGCTTTCAACACCATTCAATGTGTCACCTTCCTCAGGTGATGGCGGTTACCCCTTCGCAGCGCAGCAGCTCGGCCTCGGAGGCGAGGGAACAAAAACCGCCAGCAAATACGGTGAGAAGTCTGTTAGGCGTTAGCAGCTGTCAGTGATGGAAGGAgcctgttgtgactcctactctggccccacctcctcctgagcaatcagctcaaccaccaccacccgtgccctctcctccagctgcacccaatccgcccaaacgactctgcatccataaaaggcccctctgcactcaggccagtgcttgatctaacggatgttttggcaacacgttccgtcgacccagcatctctccaggctccccagcgatcCCCGGcgccctctctgtgtctccctgcgtcttcctgcgactcccagcattctccagcgtctccccctgctcctctgcaaccttcctagcccctcttcctctgacctcttccccttcctcggacggatttcccctggcctctggacacttggactcccccatgGGCTCTCGCCcccggatctcggacttggttcgtctgccgcatccaAGACATTCCCCcacgccccctatagtttgtctcggcctccctcctcatttagtttcttccctcctgtcctgttTTGGTTCATTAAAGTCgtctgagttacttttaattcccgtgtctgtcagccttctttggggtt from Takifugu flavidus isolate HTHZ2018 chromosome 18, ASM371156v2, whole genome shotgun sequence encodes:
- the LOC130515307 gene encoding shematrin-like protein 2; this translates as MTNGFGEGATGYLGAMGGYGFGYGNGHGDGNGNGAGLIYPAELADGAENKAAKRKALSAGAYPGQVQGPYGGLGGGMETLGGKYGTPQISSNPAIPSALEGDGGYPFAAQQLGLGGEGTKTASKYGAAAGFGPQQTGLLGATQDASLGEPAGKYTGVNDALGNGYKG